The genomic region ATCCCCTTTCTCCTGCTCAACAGAAACAGAAATACAAAGCCATGCAGTACTACAAATCCCAGCTTCAGCTTCTGGGCCGCTTCATGCAGGCCTTCAACCGCGAAAATGAGCTGGTGCTTCCTCCCGCAATGGATGTGCACGATGATCGAAAAAACCCCTGATGGCAGCCTGACCGTGTTCAGTGCGAAATACCAGCAGCATTACCATTCCAGCCATGGTGCCCAGACCCAGGCACAGGTGGTGTACCTGCAGGGCTCCCAGACCCACCTGCACCCTTCACCCAGGGTGCTCGAAGTCGGCTTCGGTGTGGCCATGAATTTTCTGACCACACTGCAGGATGCAGTGGCCAGAAATGTACCTCTGCACTATCTTGCATACGAATTTGATCCCATTCCAGTGGAGGTGCTGCGAGAATACACCCACGCTCACCCCATGTTCGAGCATTCCGTCTGGCAGCAGATCTTGCAGGTCTGGGGGCAGAGTTTCCAGGTCACAGAAGGCCAGATCACTGTGGAGGTGCAGGTGGAGGATGTTACCGTGGCAGACTTCCCTTCCGACTGGGCCACTGGTTTTTACCTGGATGGCTTTTCCATTGCTGTGAACCCTGAGGTCTGGACCCCGGAATTCTGCAGGAAAGTGGCCTCCAGCATGCAGGTGGGCGCACATCTGGCCACATACAGCGCTGCTGGAGCGGTCAGGCGCGCCTTGCAGAACGCAGGTCTCCAGGTGACCAAGCATCGGGGATTGACCGGAAAACGGGAATTTGTCACGGC from Deinococcus cellulosilyticus NBRC 106333 = KACC 11606 harbors:
- the mnmD gene encoding tRNA (5-methylaminomethyl-2-thiouridine)(34)-methyltransferase MnmD: MIEKTPDGSLTVFSAKYQQHYHSSHGAQTQAQVVYLQGSQTHLHPSPRVLEVGFGVAMNFLTTLQDAVARNVPLHYLAYEFDPIPVEVLREYTHAHPMFEHSVWQQILQVWGQSFQVTEGQITVEVQVEDVTVADFPSDWATGFYLDGFSIAVNPEVWTPEFCRKVASSMQVGAHLATYSAAGAVRRALQNAGLQVTKHRGLTGKREFVTAEKVAK